The following is a genomic window from Longimicrobiaceae bacterium.
AGCGCGGAGAGCGGCCGGCCGGCGACTACGGCCGCGCGGAGCTCGTCCGGGGTCACGACCGCGACCCCGTGCTTCCCCACCTCGATTCCCGCGGCGAAGTTGGCCAGGATCGCCGCCTCCTCCACCTCCGCGCCCGCGGCCAGCGCCACGGCGAGGAACGCGGTGACGGTGTCCCCCGCCCCGGAGACGTCGTAGACCTCGCGCGCCACCGTGGGGATGCGGAGCGTGTCGCCGGAAGCGCAGCGGAGCACCATCCCCTCCTCGCCGAGCGTGAGGAGGAGGTGGCGGGCGCCGGTGCGGCCGCGGGCGGCCTCCAGCCAGGCGTCGTCGTGCGGGCGGATGGGCTCGCCCATGGCCGCGCCCAGCTCCACGGCGTTCGGCTTGAACACGGCGGCGCCACCGTAGCTCCAGAAGTGGCGGAACTTGGGGTCGACCACGGTGGGGATCCCCGCCTCCTCGGCCGCCCGGAGCGCGGTGCGGATCACGGCGGGCACCAGGACCCCCTTGTTGTAGTCCTCCAGCACCAGCGCGTCCGCCTCCGCGACGGACTCGCGGATCATCTCGCAGAGCTCGTCCACGCAGTCGTCCGGGAGGTCGTCGGCACGCTCCCTGTCGAAGCGGATCACGTGGTGGCTGCGCGCCATGACCCGCGTCTTGGTGGTGGTGGGTCGGTCGCGGCGCTCGACCAGCCGCGGGCGGAGCGTGCCGCCTGCCTGCTCCGTCAGGGCGGCGCGCACCCGCAGCCCGGACTCGTCGGCGCCGACGTAGCCCAGGAGGTCGCAGTCGGCATCCAGCGTGACGATGTTGGCCGCGACGTTGGCCGCGCCGCCCAGGGCGAGGCGCTCCGTGTCCACGTTCACCACCG
Proteins encoded in this region:
- a CDS encoding PfkB family carbohydrate kinase, which produces MDRLTPQRLDEILERARGLRVAVVGDVMLDVYLEGTVSRISPEAPVPVVNVDTERLALGGAANVAANIVTLDADCDLLGYVGADESGLRVRAALTEQAGGTLRPRLVERRDRPTTTKTRVMARSHHVIRFDRERADDLPDDCVDELCEMIRESVAEADALVLEDYNKGVLVPAVIRTALRAAEEAGIPTVVDPKFRHFWSYGGAAVFKPNAVELGAAMGEPIRPHDDAWLEAARGRTGARHLLLTLGEEGMVLRCASGDTLRIPTVAREVYDVSGAGDTVTAFLAVALAAGAEVEEAAILANFAAGIEVGKHGVAVVTPDELRAAVVAGRPLSALPAGD